From a single Bernardetia sp. genomic region:
- a CDS encoding site-specific DNA-methyltransferase, with translation MQHLVKLITFEGQAVLDPFMGSGSTGVACKELNRDFIGYEINKEYYKIAQRRIYDG, from the coding sequence ATGCAGCATTTAGTAAAACTCATTACTTTCGAAGGGCAAGCTGTCTTAGATCCTTTTATGGGAAGTGGATCAACAGGAGTAGCGTGTAAAGAGTTAAATAGAGATTTTATTGGCTATGAAATTAATAAAGAATATTATAAAATTGCGCAGAGAAGGATTTATGATGGCTAA